One Peromyscus eremicus chromosome 17, PerEre_H2_v1, whole genome shotgun sequence genomic window, aaaaacagaaagacaCTTTATTTGCTTTACTACAGTAGGGGATAGATACTTTATTGTAAACCTGAGCTCAAGTATGAATGTAGGAAAGACAGCTGGGGTTTATAGTCAACTAGTAAGGTGGGGATAGGGGAAAGAAAATTGAAGAGAGTAAATCAAGAGTATGGAAGCTCTTACTAAAGGCAGGCAGCAATCTTTGACATCAAGTGTAGGAAGTTAGGATATCCAGGTAGGAGATTCTTTGAAACACCTTGACTCAGCAGGCTGAAGATAGGATCTAGTTGTGAAGGGCTCTCTGGGGAGTTTGACTAAAGTTTGGTAGAAGAGGGAGACTGGAGCTCTGAAATCTGGAATTGTAGATTGAGATAGCCATGTGCATATTCATAGGTTGCTCTTTCAAGGTGTGGGACAGGTCCAACAGCAGGGGAAGTCTTGCTTACACATTCGAAGACCTAAGCATTCTAAATGTGAACCtcatcttcctgttttctttgaaGATCTTGAACTCACTGGTACTAGCAGGGATGTAGGAGAGAGGTTGTCTGTGGAAGAGAAGCTGGGGAGAAACCTCAGAAGCCACAAGCTGAGGTGCTTCTGGAGTTGTGCCAacagtgggaggaagggaagaggggtaCTTCAACTGTGGTAGCCCAAAGTGAATGAAAGGGGGAGTCAGTGTCTTAGCTGCTTTCTTCGTTGCTAGAACAGAAACTCTGACAGcagcagcttaaggaaggaagagtttatctggctcacagttcaaggctaCCATTACTGTGGTGAAATCATAGTGGCAGGGACTTGAGACCTCTGGTCACATCGAATACACAGTCACAATAGAGAGGTGAATACTGGTGCCCAGCTTCCTCTTtgctttttattccattttgggCTCCAGCCCccggaatggtgctacccacaatCATCCCACCCCAGGCAACCCAACCTGGAGACTCCCTCATGGACACAGCTAGAGGTTTGTCTCCGAGATGACTCTGGATTCTGTCATGTTGACGATGTTAAACAGAACACTCTACCTTCTGTTTCCTTCACCTCATGCCAACAATCCTCTAAAGAGAATCATTATCTTTGACAAAAACAATGTTTTTGTGTTTAGCTTTTTGAGACCGGAtttcactacgtagcccaggctagtcttaagTGGTCTTTCTGTCcaagcctccagaatgctgggtaACAGgcatgcctgactttttttttttttttttttttttttttttttttttttaaagaccggtctcacttgctatgtagcttacactggccttgaattttcagtctttctgcctcagccttcagtaTGCCAGGATTAAGGGCAAGTAGTACCATACTTTAcaaaaaagtttgttttaaataCATGTCATTTACTGctttacacatgtgcatgtgtgtgcacattagtAACCATAAAGTAATGTTTGCAAAGGTAAAAGGCAACAACACTGAATCGCTTTTTAGATTGATCTTTagcctttaaaatatttaggcACATGGTGTGTGggacttgatttttcttttgcctcCGGTCCTGCCCATATTAAGAAGGGGTTTGCAAAGTTATTGTCTGGTCCTCAACACAGGCTCCATAAGGAGCTTGAGAAATTTCCATGTCTGGGGGCGGACTAGGTGTGCTtaatgagcgtgtgtgtgtgtgtgtgtgtgtgtgtgtgtgtgtgtgtgtgtgtgtgtgtaattgagaGAGGCAGCTGCATGATGGCGACTTGGTTAAGGGGCAGGCACAGGGACCCTTTGAGAGAGTTagtggaaggggagggaggattaTGGACCCAGCAGTTagttggtagtttttttttttgttttgttttctttttgttttttccgagacagggtttctctgtgtagctttgcgcctttcttggatctcgctctgtagaccaggctggcctcaaactcacaaagatccacctgcctctgcctcccgagtattgggattaaaggcatgtgccaccaccgcccagcaacaaggtctcactgttttttctttttgtttttggagctgaggatcgaacccagggctttgcacttgctaggcaagtgctgtaccactgagctaaatccccaaaccccagCAGTTAGTTGGAAGACTCTGTGAGTCAGGTGTCCTGTCAGAGCCCCTTCTGAACTGGCTAGAGAGACAGGGTGTCTATAGAGGTGCGTGTAGCGAGTTCAGAATTGTTCAGAATTTAGCTTCAAGTGACAGGATCTTTTCTTTGATGTCATTTCAAAACGTTAGTTACTGCTCACCACCCTGGAAAAACTAAATAACCTGATGGAGTCAAGAAAATTCACAGGAAAAGCATTTAAAAGCAGCAATAAACGCACTCACTGAATAACACACCAGGCTGTTGTAGACTGCTTTTCTCAGAAAGTTTTAGTCCttgttgaggattttttttttttttttgtagcactGGGTATTTATTTGGCTTCATGGTAGGGATATTTTGTTGTCGTTAGGTTTGGAAGCCACTTTGGGAAGCGCGTCTCTCTTCTAGGTTAAGCCGTgcctttttcctaagcagactgtATTTGTCATATTACCAGAGCACTAAAGTTGTTGTCTATTTTTGTGGGAGCACTGGAGGGTGcccatattcattcattcagactcattcattcattcactctctaGAATCAGCCAGTGATTATTCTGGTCTCCAGCCATTGGCCAGTCTGCCATTGGCCATCTGCCATTGGCCAGTTTGACTCCTGCTCCTCGTCTGGCTTTTTAGTTCTAGATGAGGGAGCCAACCTTTGTGATTGAAGTGGGGTCAGTAATCCAAGTTGTCTTCTGTTTTCTCCAATTTGTGTGGGGATGATGAAAGATGTCCACGTGCCCTTAGAAGGAGGAAGGCACATAAACACGTCCCATGAAGCATGTCGCTCCTCCTATTGGTATTGCAAATCGGTCTCTGTAGTCAGCAGTCTGGCATGATTTGCCAGCATTAACTTTATCCCAAATTTGCAATTCCCTTTACAATGTACTTTAGTGCGTAAGTTCTGTTCATCAGCAGCTGTTTAAAGGAACTAATAAATGTATCGATATTCAGTACACACAAAATCACCCAGAGGAATCAAAGTTTGAATCCAAAGCTGTTAAATGTAAGAGGCTGCAAAAGTGACTATATAAACTGGTGAACATATATAGTGAGTCAGATTTTTATGAATCaccatatttttatttccatcGCTTTACGCAGCTCCACTCCGGTGATAGACATtatcctggagctgaagttaaatCATCCGCTTGTTTTTTCAGCCACTCCCTTGTAGAATGGTCCAGCACTGAGACTCTGCCATAGGCTGTGATGTCCCCAGTGTGGTAGTTGAAATCTGTGGTGGTTTTGATTTTACTGTTTCTGAGTGTTTTCTAGCCAAGGCTTAGGCCTAAGATGGATAGTAGCTTATGGGGGAGCaaagtgacatttaaaaaattgtttcctGGGGGAATGTTAGCTTGAAACAATCAACAGAAGACTTACTTAATGTGATGATGATGTCTGTGCTTAGGGATTTGGGGTTGTGTTACTTTTCACGTATGTCTCAGGAAAGATACTGAGaagtgcttgtttgtttgtttttgttttttttgagacagagtttctctgtgtagctctggctgtcctggaactctctctgtagaccaggctgacctcatacttagagattcacctgcctctgcctcccgagtgctgagatgaaaggcatgcatcatcaccATCCAGTGCtggaaaatgctttttaaaatagcaAATATGTGAAGTACTTCTGGTAAGTTACTTTAACTTTTCTCTCTATTAAAGTGACATATCTCACTAATAATAGGGGCATTTCCCTACCCCTGCAGACTCAACAGAATTAAGAGGAGAGAATGGAAACTTTCACATTTAGTTTTTTTCGGGGAGGGGGAGCACTGGGCATTGGGCTTATATTCTTGTGCCACTTTAGGAACAACGTTCTGCTATTGAGGTAAATTCTCAATACTTGGTTTCAGAGACAGGATCATGCTGTATTGTTCAgggtgtagtccaggctggccttgaagtcattctttctccctcagcctcccaaattctgggattattggtgtgtgccaccatgtccagctctgtGTGTTGATTCTTAataaacaaatatagttttgctTAGATTCTGCAAggtcttgttttgattttgttactATAGATTGCATGTGTGAGGGGCTCATCGTCTTCCATCCTTTCTGTCATTGAGATTCTGTAGCAGCTCACCACTTGTAATGAGTAAGAGGCTCATTTCAGCCCCATTCGTATTACCCACACACCATGACTGGACCTTCAGAGTGGtcacagaaatcttttttttttgtttgttttttgttttttggttttttcaagacagggtttctctgggtagctttgcgcctttcctggaacttgctttggagaccaggctggcctcgaactcacagagatctacctggctctgcctcccaagtgctgggattaaaggtgtgcgccaccactgcccagcggtcACAGAAATCTTGATGCGGCTGCTTTTACTTCCTGCTGCACTTTACGGATGTAGATAAGCAGAGGTGAGCTCAGGCTCTCTTTGCTCTGTGAACACTGGAGGATGCTTTGCGGTGGTCTCTGTGTCCCTGCTCAGCTGCACACAGCAAGGCTCCAGAGACATATTGGTCTCGGTCGAGAGggattgaaggaaaaaaaaaatagacagatGGACACAGGATTCACCGAGCATGGGTAGTCTTGACTCTCTGCTGAAGAAGCCACGGCAGCTCGTGATTGAGAACACAAGCCTGTCACCGAGGTAGAGGTAGCTTTTCCGCAATTTCTCTGTGCTCAGTATGTATCCTCTGATTCAATTTAATGTCACCTAGGAAGGTTtcaaacccttttttttttttttttttttgcttctttattttgagtcacaaatgagaaaaatacagGGACCATGGAGCTCAAGAACATTGCTCAGTGTGTCGTTGGATTGAGCTGGCATTATGCATGCCAGAACTAGTGAATAGGAAAGAATTCGTTATCAACATTGGTACACATGGTTGGTTATGTCTCAGTTCCCTCATCACTTTGCAGCATGTAGGGGATTCTGCACTTGAAGGGGGGACAGATCACCAGATTCTGGGCATTGCGGGGACCCTCTAGCGTGTCTACCCCAGCAGCATGTGGTATCTAGTCTCAGAAATGCCCTGTCATGCCCATACCTCATAGTCAGCCAGGTATGAGATACTGTTGCCTCTATAAGCACAGGCCCCACTGCTTAGATATTACCTACCAGTGAAGTTGGGGTTGAATTTCATCTGGTTAATAAGgaccttggactgctggcttGGAGGTACAGGGTGACCCTCAGGACTCCCACCCAGTCTACCATGTGAGCTCAGTAGGTTGTGAATAAGCAGCTTCAGGTGGCGGCCACATTCAGTCTCATCAATCTGGACTAAAAGCCCCTTTTGATTACCTAATTTCGTACTGATGTACAGTTGACATCAAAGAGTTTGTACTTATTTGAGAGCATTTGAATTAACCTTACGTAACTAATTTTTGTGAGCCCACCAGAGACTGTGTTTCATACTGCTGTAGTTATTTGGTACATTTTAATCCCCTAGTAGGTGGCAGAAGATGGAGTtttcttctggtgtgtgtgtgtgtgtgtgtgtgtgtgtgtgtgtgtgtgtgttttggttttgctgtttCTTTACATTAATATTTAACAACCTCAAGCCAGTGTACACAGTATCATTGTCAGGAGCATTCAGAAATTCCATATTGTGATAAAGTCGTAATTTTTCTTCCTTAGTCATAGAAATTAGTTCTTCCTGAGCGGATCTCTACCCACATGGTCAGGAAATAACTGCTGACCACATCCATCACATCTATCTACATATTATCATATTTCAGAGGTTTTTCCAATTCATCTCGTGGAAGCCAGAATCACTCCTAATTATAACCCTGTTAGGCCTCTTTATTTTTTGATGTACTTGTTAATTCATGCCTACCCCTGCAGCAGTCTGTGACATAGGGCTATTATCAGTGTTTTGGTCTTTAAAAGCCCCCTGTCTACCATTTTGACTAAGATTGATCAACTGCACTCTGTTGAAATCAATcattttggattaaaaaaaaaatctatcctgcATATTTCTTAAGGCTGCTCTTGGATGATTCCTCCCCACTTAACCCGATTAATCAATCTGCCAGACCGGTTGCTTTTCTCcattttgcttccttttcttgccttttttttttttttttttttttaaggaactgtCTGTCTTGATGTCTTCATTCTCCTGATATCTTGTAGACTGTGCCTCTGGAATGAAGAGCCGTTTGCAGAAGGCAGTAGAATGATACCTCGTTTGAAATCTGCCCAGGCACTCCTCCCTGTACCTTTTTTAAGGAATGAAAAGGACAGTCCTTATATTTGGTGGTTCTTTCCCTGTCTAGTTTTCGGGTGCGTGCTTCACAGTTGGCTTCTAGGCACTTGGGAGGGGCACTGACATATGCACTTATTATTTACAGCATTGCActctgttgtttgaatcttagatggtcttataataaaaaaaaaaaaaaacccagagctggataacagggtgaaagctgaaagatcagagaagcagaacagtcagccactagttcttacctttatgaaatcctcagcctaaagagagtgaattcctgtttcctcatactttatatacctttctctgcccaaccatgtcacttcctgggattaaaggcatgtgtgctttccagtactgggattaaaggtgtgtgccgccactgcctggctctgtttccactgtggccttgaactcacagagatggagatggatctctgcctccgagtgataggattaagggtatgtgccaccactgcctgacctctatgtctaatctagtggctggctctgtcctctgatccttaagcaagtttattagggtacacaatatatcaccacaacactcctttgtattatatttttaccCTGAGATCCCAAACTTCCTTTGGAcatattcattcatattttattttctcctcctAGGTACTGACTTGAACATAGACAGCTTACCTCTGCCTCGGAAAGCCTATCATGACTGGGCCCTATTCCATGAAGAGTCCCCCAAAAACAATTATAAGCTCTTCCACAAGCCAGTCATCACCTTATTCAACCACACAGCCACGTTCAGCAGGCATTCCCACTTGCCGCTGACCACCCAGTACCTGGAAGGTGTGGAAGTCCTGAAGTCACTCAGATACCTCGTACCTTTGCAGTCTAAAAACAACCTAAGACAAAAACTTGCTCCACTGGTATATGTACAGTCAGACTGTGATCCCCCGTCAGACAGGGACAGCTATGTTCGTGAGCTGATGGCTTACATTGAAGTTGATTCCTACGGTGAGTGTTTACAGAACAAACATCTTCCTCAGCCGCTGAAGAATCCAGCCTCCATGGATGCCGATGGCTTCTACAGGATCATCGCCCAGTATAAGTTCATCCTTGCTTTTGAGAATGCAGTTTGTGATGATTACATCACAGAGAAGTTCTGGAGACCACTGAAACTGGGGGTCGTGCCTGTGTATTATGGATCCCCCACCATCGCAGACTGGCTCCCAAGTAACAGAAGTGCCATTCTTGTTTCCGAATTTTCTCACCCCAAAGAACTGGCCCGTTTCATTAGACAACTGGATTATGATGACAGATTGTATGAGGCCTATGTAGAATGGAAGCTGAAGGGGGAGATCTCTAACCAGCGGCTTCTGACAGCTCTCCGGGAACGGAAGTGGGGCGTGCAAGACATTAACCAGGACAACTACATCGATACATTTGAGTGTATGGTGTGCCGCAGGGTGTGGGAAAACAGTAGGCTACAGGAGCAGGTGAGTGAATGGAAGTTTGCTGTGTGTGAGGAGGGGTGtgggctggctctgcctctctgtgTGGTGCAGACCTTCTGTCTGTGGCTGCTGCCCGCCACCATTCTCCATTCCTAACAGAGAGGTGTGCCACACAAGAAGGTAGAAGATCGCTTTACTCTTTGGGGACGCTGGCATGCTTACAATTAGGACCTTCAGTTCTCCTTGTTTCTTCTGAAAGATACTTTTGCTACAGGTGCTGGCCATTGACACATGGGACTGCAGAAGAAGGTCCCCAAATCAGAAACTTAAAGAGGTCTGCCTGCCGCCTGCATGAGCAGTCCTATAATCCCTTCATCAGTTCTGTTGCTAAGGACCTTGTGGTTTGTGCCAGCCCCCTTCCCTCAAGCCCACAGGCTGCCATTAGGAAACTCATCTTGCATATGCATTTAGCTACCTCTGTCTCCATTCTTGATCTTGTTCTTTCTGACATATACTCATGCTGGCTAATATAATTTAATTGTCCTAATCCTTAATGCTTGGGATCCAGAAGAGTTTCAGATGTTGAGGTTTTTCACGTCTTTTAATTATTTGCATAGCCTTTACCAGTTGAATATTTCTAATCCCCAAATCCCAAACCTGAAATGTTGTGAAAGTAGAAAGTTTGTTGCTCAATAAGTTTCAGACTTCAGAGCATTTTGGATTTCAGATCTTTAGATCTCACATGAGGGAGGCTCAGCTTGTAAGATTTTTTTCAGGTCTCAGGTGAGGGATGCTCAACCTATATGAAGACTTCAAATAACAATGAGGCTAATGTCACCGGGCAGAGACCCCAAGGACTACTCAACAAAACAGGGTTACTAATTTGATGGTATTTATTAAGCTGGCTGGCAACTGCCTGTTGGGAAACAGTTCTCATAGAGCATCTCTGACTGTTGCATTTAAAAGTGGCATGGCAGTGGCCTTGGCGAGATGGAGCCAAGGGGCATggtggaaagtcactcacaccatgcagacagcactcacatggagtattttattaagggaagggaagaagggacacAGAGTGTGCCTCTGgagacagaagagaggaagagagaagaagaaaatggaaaaggggaaggagaggagttgCAGATGTGACCttatgggaagagagagagatgggaggggagaggagggggagagagtggggagagagaaggagagggagagcgaGAGGGGTGCCTTGGCACATGCACAAACAGGCTATGCATACAGCTACCTAGGATGTCAAGGTTCCCAAGGGGCCAGCCAGCTAATGCTTAAATGCTAACACTGATGACTTTCTGTAgggagctttttttctttttattttttcttttcttttttttgtttttttcaagacagggtttctctgtgtagtttttggtccctatcctggatcttgctctgtagaccagactggactcgaactcacagagatccgcctgcctctgcctcctcagtgctaggtttaaaggcatgtgccaccaccacccagctgcaggGAGCTTTTAAAGGTAAAACCCATATCCTGGTTGTCAGTTGCAAATAGAAGTAGAGCAAGCAAGCTGTTTAACAGAAGT contains:
- the Fut10 gene encoding alpha-(1,3)-fucosyltransferase 10; this translates as MVRIQRRKLLASCLCMTATVFLMVTLQVVVELGKFERKKFKNSNLQDGRKEVEEEPKHLNPFPAKAALASDVKNTMDVGSYPIVLWWSPLTGETGRLGQCGPDACFFTINRTFQHHPMTKAFLFYGTDLNIDSLPLPRKAYHDWALFHEESPKNNYKLFHKPVITLFNHTATFSRHSHLPLTTQYLEGVEVLKSLRYLVPLQSKNNLRQKLAPLVYVQSDCDPPSDRDSYVRELMAYIEVDSYGECLQNKHLPQPLKNPASMDADGFYRIIAQYKFILAFENAVCDDYITEKFWRPLKLGVVPVYYGSPTIADWLPSNRSAILVSEFSHPKELARFIRQLDYDDRLYEAYVEWKLKGEISNQRLLTALRERKWGVQDINQDNYIDTFECMVCRRVWENSRLQEQGLPPRQWKADVSHLSCPEPALFTFLSPASPTLRGRSLRELWLPSFQQSKKEAQALRWLVDRNRNFSSEEFWALVFKD